Within the Hevea brasiliensis isolate MT/VB/25A 57/8 chromosome 2, ASM3005281v1, whole genome shotgun sequence genome, the region taattaataaaaaaatatttatattaaaaataaattcaattctatttcataataatataaaatattatactgacattttataaaaaaatctattaataacaattaaaattatttaattaatttaattaaaataaaattttaatttatttgcatATTGGTTATTATAATACATggtataaaatataatttgataacaaaaaaatatttaattatagagtttatttataataataataataataataataataataataataataataataattattattattattattattattattattattattattataaaaataaattaattaacacatttaaacagaAAGCCTAACATTATTCTTAATTCTTATAATAGTTTTTTTAAAACATTCATTGCACATTATTATAATCATTATAAAAACTTGTGATTATGTATTATACAATATTATcatagtattataaatattatatttaattatttaaattaaaatatgaagtttaatgtcattttaattaattatataaataaaaatatttatcaatttaaaaattattttttattcaataatatttttttgaaatttatgtgttatattattaacatagaatattaacttaattaatataataaaaaaatataataataagttttaaaaatataaataggtaaaaataattaaaaattaaaataaattaataataaatacaaattaacacattgaatttaatttatttaaactctattattttattttaaaaaaaattaatttatacatattttattttaattttttataatttaaaataatattagctTGTATAATGAAATtgcatatttaaattaatataatgaaaattatttgtaaaattaaaaaatagaataattttttaaataaattttgttagtttagtgcattatcgttgtaaaatatttatttttattatattgatactttgaaattttttattttcatattgtttaatgtaaaaatattttaaaagttatttaatagattaaataaatatttttattttttcaaattatttattatattatatatgttataaatacattattgattaaaatataaatataaatgtaATCATGCATTTACAAGTAGCGCACACAcagatagatatatatatatatatatatatatatatatatatatatatatatatatatatatatatatatataaattaattaggtttaaattaattatctttaatattttttttattagtattgatctttaattaaaattaaataaaattcttttAAGATATtgatttaacaaattttaaaattaataataatctttggattatttatattatttttatttccattttaataaattatagccattaaaatatttaattttaattaatattcataattttatgaatattaatatattgtttcattgcaataaaaaaaaatcttagatggcaattaacttaaaaaatatatgcaactaataaaatattttcaaatatatataaatttgaaaaattatatattaataaagcattttatttaatattgtaatatgatcaaattatagtatttattttttatttattaattttttattttaattaattacttcttgtaaaattttatatttaattaaaattaagtataaattggattaaaaatttcaACTTTATATtaactctaaaattaagaattttaaatttatataaattttaaaattaatttaaataataaaaaatataataataattaatttaaaaaatgaaggaaaatttgAGTAAAGCTAATATTCTTCCTCTTTATATATTTATCTATAATATAGATTGATAGATTTAAAATATAACAATAATGTATGAGCATATTATTTTAAGTTTTTATAAATTGcatcagaatatatatatatatatatatatatatagctgctAAGAATACTCAAAATCATTTAGTGGCAACAGTAAAAAATATATGCGTTTATATATCTACTCTAAAATTTTCACTTaccaatttaaatttttatattaagtaatattttaatataaaatagattaaaatgtataaaattttaattttaattgttcacatttattaattaaaagttttaatttttaactgAACGTATGTCCATGATTGAAATTTACTAAGTATTAATATATGTGAGTAtattacaaatataatttttttttatattattaataaaaaaattattgttaaaaCTTTCTTATACAAACTTTAGCTTTtgagttaaatattttttttttctcttttgttaCATCATCTTAGGATGTTTAGAACATTTCGATGAAGTTGTACCTTTTAATTTCCATTCCCCTTTTTCTTACCTTCAATTTGGATTATGGAATTTTACAAGAAATTAATTCAAAtgatttcttttttattaattattctaTGTTTGGAAACcataattttacaaaatttcaatttaattgattttattttatcaattttcacgtttgagatgaaaaaaatttaattcttttaacttaaaaaaataatttattttaaaagaaataaaatttatgtatgtTTGTGTGTgaattcttttaaattattttcttacaaatgatttatttcaaaGTAACTCATCATGTTTGAAATGAATAAATTCaatgttttaatttaaaaaaattattttcaaagaaataaaaatcaaacataattttataataatttatttaaattctttttttacgaatgatttatttcaattaaaacctTAATGAATAATTAGAGAAATACTCCCACATATCCTTTTTCCTAGTAAAATAAAGAGGCTAACAAAAAAGCCTAAAACAAACGAAACAAATACAAGCTCCTTGCATCATGCTTCAGCTAGCACCTCAAACCATCAGGAGGATCCTTCATCAAAACCACACCTTGCGACACGTTAGCAGCAAAAGAACTTAACCAATTAGCGCACATATTCACCTCACGCAGCACATTAATCATAACAATTTTCCAACTATGACTCAAGAGCTTCCTTACTTCATTCAAGATATACTTAACATTCGGAGGTACACAAGCATTAAGAGAATTATCATTCACCATCTTTACCAACTCCATGCAATCACTCTCAACCAAAATTCTGCGACGCCCTTCATTCTACGCAAGAGATAAACCTGCAACCAAGGCTAAAGCTTCAGCTCTTAAAACAGAACCACACCTCTATTTTAAAGTAAAACCGAAACACCAGTTACCTTTGCTATTCCTAATCAAACCTCCCTCTAACACCCAACCATTAACACCCTTCACACCGCCATCCACATTTAACTTATGCAAACTCTCCTGCGGCATAGTCCAACAAACTTTCATAACTGCAGGCCTAATTTATGACCCAAGAGCAGTAGGATCACAAGCATAGATTTCCCAATCTTCCTTAGCTCTTCGCAAAATCTCTTCAACTATTTCAGGAATAGATAACATCTTAATATTAAAAATGACATTATTTCTATTCATCTATAAAAACCAACTAGCCATCCCAAACACCACAGCCCAAGGAATGTGATCATTATCTCCAGTAACCTTGAAATTACAAATCAACCAATCTTGTGTTGTTTAAGCATTCTGCCGAAAGCACCTTCTACCCAAGACATTAATCAAATAATTCCACACTTGCCTCACCAGTAAGTAATCCCGAAGGGCATGCAGAATGGATTCCTCATTTTCACCACATAAAAGACACAATGAATCACTACTAATATGACATCTCACTTTAGTAGCATTAGTGAGCAAACCATTATTCACAACAAGCCAAAAAAGATTTAACTCTTTGCATACCTAGCCATTTCTATATCAATGACCACAATTTTGAACCTTCTCCCTCCTTATCTTCCTGAAGAAAAGAATAGGCACTCTTTATAATAAAGTTTCCAGAAGAAGATCcgccccaaaaaaaaaaatcatcttccTCTTGAATCATGGAAAGAGCAAGCAATTCAGTAAGCAAATCAATAACTTCCTATGGTAACAAATTCCTCAATTTATTCAAATCCGACCCTCCATTAGACACCACATAGCAAGCCACACAATCATCAGCTATCTCCCTTCCTACCGGCATTCTAGTATAGTTAATCAAAACTCCATAACTTGGTAACCATACATCCTTCCAAAATCTCATAGTACATCCATTCCCTAAGGACCAAATCAATCCATCTCAAAAAGAAATCCCATAAGTTACACAAACTTCTCCATAACATCGAATATCTCTCTTTCCTTAATTCTGTAAGAACCACCTTCCATCCTATTTTATATTTACTGTAAATAACCTAAACCTAGAGAGCATCCATTTTTTGCACCATACCCTAACACAACTTTAACTCAAAAgcatcattcatctcatgcatacatcaaaTTCCTAAATCCCTAAACTCCTTATCCTGAACAATTTTTTACCAAGGCAATATAGATATTTTCCTTTCTTCTTAAGAACTTCCCCAAATGAAACTTTTGCACATCTTTTCAACAGAATCACACACTGCAACAGGCAAGGAAGCAGATTGCATATCATACATAGTAATGGTACAGAACTGATTTAACAAGAGTGATTCTTCCCGCTAGCTCTCTGCAACATATAAGCATAGGTACTCTGTTGAACCCTTGAGTGCAACGAAGGCATCCCTAAATATTTCCCCAAATCATCACAATCCTTAAATCCCATATGCTTACTCAATAACTTATTTTGCTAAACATTAAAATTTTTGGAGAAATACACTCTAGTCTTAGCTTGACTAACCTTCTAACCTGAGCATTCACAAAACATATCCTAAACTTCTTTGACAACATCAACTTGATCAATAGGAGCCTTAGAAAAAAAACTAAATCATTAGCAAAAATAAATGCAATAACGATAGTCCACCCTTACTCAAATGAATAGGTCTTCATTTGCCTTTACTAACTGCATCAGAGATCCCATGAGCCAAGCGCTCCATGCACAACAGAAAAAGAAATGGGGATAAAGGATTGCCTTGTTTAATGCCCCTAGTTGGATAAAGGAttccctctctttctctccccCACATTcagttctctctcttttttttcactaaaattcttttttattttatcttttgtTTTATCTCTTCCTAAACTCTATCAATACGTCTTTCAATTATATCACAATTTTATACCTAGAATCCTATAAATACCTCACTCGGGAGATGAAAGAAATACACTCAAATATTAGCTCTTTGAGCTCTCTCTAAATTTCTCTCTTCCATCTctctgttttcttttctttctttagttcaagaaaagttttttaaagaTTTAATCAAGGTAATGGTTCTTAATATTTTTTGTTCAAGATTCATGCCATACTAAAATTGTTTCATATTTATATGCCTTGAGTTAGTCTTATATGTTCATAATTTATATGTATATGTGATAAATTTAAAAGTAGTGATAATTCTGCACATGTTCTTATTTTTATTActtagatttaattaattattgtgtATTTATGCTTTCTTtaaaaattgtataaaaattatatttttaatcttTATGACATTCTAATAATTTTAGCCTTAAGAATCTTAAAAAATGTTGTTAACTTGAGTAAGTTATAGTTATCCGAAGTTAGGGTGTCTGCAGATCATAATTTGTAGTACAACCAAATTTTAAGGTTTATATCTCCctaaattctttatttttttctgtGATTCTcggatttaaaattaaattcaagatCTTGTTTAACTTTTTCTATTGGTGTCATGTAAATATCTTTTATGGTTTGTGAGatacattaattttaaaaaagcAGTGCAGATCTATCTCTAATACATAACAGTAATGCAAcatgaattttttaaattattttgtagAGATTTTATACTAgctcataattttttattttgatatgtTGTTTTCGTATGCTTTTAGAATTCTTGTATAAATTTTGTAAATGTTTAACTAATTTTagaaatttaaatacaaaaatattataaatttgcccaaatctaaaaattttatgttggattataattatttgttttcatgtctaaaattatattttgatctaattttaatgTTGTATACGATGTGATATGGTGTTATGAAGCGTTAGAATTAGGTTGAAAGACCTTTGGCCATTAGATAGTTTTAATTAAATAGAAGTCTAAACAATTTAGGAGATTAGTGTTAGATTTCAATACaatttgttattaatttatttcatattataaataaaattggtaagtaacCATAAGGTAAGTGCTAAAAAGAACAATTACGTAAAGCTAACATGAAACTTAATGGGAGTAAGACAGGGATAAACTTGCCATATTAGAATGGAATGCCCttctttaagggtagcttgccctaatgacaattacaataattaaaaggtaagtacctcttaaaatttcttaaaataataattttatatataatatgtagtaataatagaatttatttggtaaataataaaatcaatttttttgAATCTTTAATCCACTtgtatgaaatttaattaaataaacattagaaaaattaaaaatcaattttgtcTGCATTTAAACACATGTTTGATAtgcaaatttaatttaattaaacactTGGTAAATTGTAAAATAAGTTAGTATActagaaatgatttttttttagatAGTAATTGTTTGGGACCCTTATGTGTTTATAAGAATAAATTACATATGtacataatttatttagtttaattacccttagggtaacttgataaataaataaattaattaattagttacatAGAAACTTAATGTTATTtgtaaattgaatttgtttgtaaattaaattgtcattaataaattaattttagtcatttgataaatttcacttaatttaatttagcaaccccatagataggaagtatttgtgtatgaaaattatttataaataacaacctatatttgaattatttacatGTGTAAGTCTAGAAATTGCATTTTAGGTAAGAGGTTTAACAAATGAATAATAAACaaaacttttagaaacattagtaaagAACTGGTACTTGAATTAATGAGGTTAGATCAAACGTAAAAAGTGCCTAGCACCTTCCTCTTTCCAAACCTAAACGTTGAGTTATAGTGATGACAGTTGTGGAACCTTTGCGATGAGTGAGTTACCACCCATGGGCCTATAAAAAATTAAGTGCATCAATCAAGTCCTTTTAATTGTCCCTTCGGAAATTAATGTCTCAATCAAATGTCCCTTAGGAAAAACAATGGATATGTTCTGGTTATTAATTGGGTGGCAACTCCTatttatctatgcctttgtggtaTAAATCTTAGTACCGTGATAGTATTATGGAAAGACGATGCTTACAACGGattcaatattattaaaattatataaattacatATTTAAGAAATATTGTCTAAGGAGGCGATACTTAAGTGAGACTAATGTGATTCTACCATTTTTCTTGAGCATTATCTAGTGCACTTTATGCGATTCTAGTAAATGATCTTTGGCCTCATGTCACATgacgtctatatatatatatatatatatatatatatatatatatatatatatatatatatattaattgaataATTGAACTAATCGTGTCACTTCGGGTCGCTTCTTATTTGATTTAATTACAAACCCAAATCAATTTAAAGAACCGACCAGTTTTATTGATTAAGTGTTTGTATACCTTTCTTTAAGAAATTTCCATTTTTAAGTTATCACCTTAAAATGGTCACCTATGGCTGACCCTTatgaattaattttaaataatttgtaaaattaagaattaatttaataatttatatgactCAATATAAATTAATCCGTTTAAGTTGAGActtcaaaattaaataaataaatattaattttttaaaaaaagaataaaattttCACTCAAAACAACTTGCAAATTGATCAAAATCTAACTTGAAATCTTTAATTTATAGTCAGTAATCTGAACTCAGAATATCCTAATTCAAATttgccaagaaaaaaaaaataagatttaagatgaatcacaatttaaaataatgaaaatctaaaCAACCAAGCCCGCCCAGTTGATTTACCACCTCAAATAAAATTTAAGTCAAGGGTTAAAAACCATCAACGTTTaacaatattttataaaaatatgcatataaaattccCATAATATAGCTTATAAATTAAgatgttaaaaaaaattagtatttGGAAAATAGACATGTAGAATAGTTATACTTAGGTACTGTTGATAATAAATTTTGcactatatatattaattaaattagattGACATTAATCAGAagctaataaataaattaaataaacaaaataacgactttttatgtatatataaaataaaattttaattaacacaCTAGTAATTAAGCCGTAAGCCGTGTGCAATGGGCATGCAGTTGAGCAGAAGGCGCAGGGAAACAAGCGTCGATAATAGCTGAGAGACTGATTTTTCTATGTGGAAATTGACTTTTTACAGCATAGGGACATTATATATTTATACAAATGTTGAAAGTGATCCAATTCACACATAAAAATTGTCCCATCACTCCATTCTTTAGTTTTATTAAGTTCTCATCATACATCCAAATGGCTTCCAAAGCAATacttgttcttcttcttcatatCGTTAGTACCGCTGCTGATATGTCTGGTGATGGTCGCCGGCGGAAGCTTGAGGAGGAGCATGGAATGAGATTCGATTTTTCATTCAGTAGTGGGTTCGAAATTGGTTATGTGTTTTCTTTAGTTTCAATAGTAACCATTTTTATGTCGTATTGTGTTCCCTGGCCTGATATCAAGCAGATAAACAAGACGAAGAAAAACATGATGAATACTCCTTCACTCATGACTTTGTTAATGGCCAGGCCTCAAATTCTTGGAGAAAAGATGAAAAacaggtctctctctctctctctctctcatttatgGTGCTTGTGAGTTGCTTGGACGGTGTGGCTTTTCTTTCTTGGATTTGCTTTTAATGGGCATTATAAATCTTTTGGTTGCAGAAGTCTTCAACACTTTGTTGTAAATTGCCAATACCTGGGCGAACCCAACTCAAATATTTTATGGCTCTTAGATCATTTGAGCTCCAATACAACTGTTGACTTTGAGCTTAGACAGATTTTAGttcagtatttttttttattgggtTTTGAATCGTCACTAATAAAACATTACCATATTAGGATATAAGAGATTTCAATCCAAATCTCAACTTTTTATAACCTTAAGGATTGTGAATAAACCAACCAAATTAAACATCATTGGTATTTCGAACATACTCCTCTCTAATCTGTTTGGGATTGTTCatggaaaaaacaaaaaaaaaaaaaaaagtctctgTTGGGCTTAGATCCATTTAACTAAGATTGAAACTTTAGACCCATTTATTAAATaagtataataaatttttatttttcattaattggCTCCTCAAAATTTCTCTGAGCTTTATCAatgtataatttatatattataatttcaattcaaacattaaaattttttagttGTAATTAAATAAgtacaaagtttaattaaaaattaattatttaaatttttttatttataaattaaaatttgactatcaataaaaattaaatataagttaatctaataattttctttatcttttttcttattttactTTCTCTTCTctattttgttttaattaaaaaattattttatttatatatgtacaaataaataaaattagtaaTCTCAGCTTTCATACAAATTTTAGATTGATATATCATCTTAAATATACATTTATGTTTGTATGATATATTTACTTCATTATTTAACTAATATCCAATTTTTCATGtctctttaattttaatgattatttttttaattttgtgctATTATATCGTATAATCTAGTTATTTGgggtttatatttattttttggcTTTTGAATATATGAATTTTATGCAAAAATTTGATGTAAAGttgaccatttttattttttcaataatataATTCATATTATGAAGTtttatgaaaatcaaaatacaattTTGCAATACTTATCTTAATCATAGAGATTTTATAACAAATTTTTTAATCGACAAATAATTTTTATAGTttgatattttatgttatatttatttatcatatattttatacACTCTATATATCTGTATGTGCGTGtgtgaaaatattttattaatgtatTACAATTTGCAATCGGCCCtccaattataattttctgacacTGCCACTTTCCACATATTTATATCTTGGACATAATGGATTAAGTCTAAGTAAGCTTTCTCATTGTTTGAGTTATCATAGTAGAAGAAATTAATTAAACAAATTAAGACATCAGTGATTTCCCGTTGATTGTCATAAGTGATTTCATTCACAGATATCAGACTTCGAGAAGTTGATTACGAGAATGAGTTTTATGGCTCTAAATAATGCAACTGACTCTTTTGACAAACACAATTTGATTGGCTTTGGAAAGAAGGGGAAATTGTACAAAGCAAGAATTCCTTATGATCGTTTAGCAGCAGTTAAAAGGTTATATAATTCTCAGTATCTGGTAAAATAATTCTTCTCTGAGCTAATGATTCTAGGTAGGTATAAGCATATTAACATAGTTAATTCCCCTTTTGGGTTTCTATATGGAATCAAGTGAAAGGCTTCTTGTGTACAAATATATGCCAAATGGGAACCTTTACAATTGGTTGCACCCCAGGAATAATAATACTAAGATCTTGGACTTCCATTTAAGGATTAAAATAGCAATACGTTTAGCTAGAGGCTTGGCATGGCTCCACCATAACAATTTCCTTATAATTCATGGTAATTTGAGTTCTAGTTGTATCTTGCTTAATAGAAACTTCGAACCCAAGATATCAAATTTTGGAGGAGCTATAGTCTTTTCCAAAAGTGGGTCGAAAGAATTGCATTTGATTTAGAGTGATGTCTATAAATATGGAGTTCTTCTCCTCGAGCTACTTCTAGGGCAAGATTTTTACATGCCAAAGGAGACTGTCAAAGAACGAATCTCTCATCCTTCCACAACCATTGACACTCTCTATCGTGTTGTTGAT harbors:
- the LOC131177945 gene encoding uncharacterized protein LOC131177945, whose translation is MPQESLHKLNVDGGVKGVNGWVLEGGLIRNSKGRRRILVESDCMELVKMVNDNSLNACVPPNVKYILNEVRKLLSHSWKIVMINVLREVNMCANWLSSFAANVSQGVVLMKDPPDGLRC
- the LOC131170581 gene encoding uncharacterized protein LOC131170581, which encodes MASKAILVLLLHIVSTAADMSGDGRRRKLEEEHGMRFDFSFSSGFEIGYVFSLVSIVTIFMSYCVPWPDIKQINKTKKNMMNTPSLMTLLMARPQILGEKMKNRSLQHFVVNCQYLGEPNSNILWLLDHLSSNTTVDFELRQILVQYFFLLGFESSLIKHYHIRI